From a region of the Podospora pseudopauciseta strain CBS 411.78 chromosome 7 map unlocalized CBS411.78m_7, whole genome shotgun sequence genome:
- the PRO1 gene encoding Glutamate 5-kinase (EggNog:ENOG503NUC0; BUSCO:EOG09262IZO; COG:E), which yields MEADSESSMRGPRPLGVVIKLGTSSIVDEKSHEPLLSILTLIVETAVKLRKDGHRVIIVSSGAIGVGLRRMDVEKRPKHLSKLQALAAIGQCRLMSLWDSLFNHLRQPIAQILLTRNDIADRSRYLNAQRTINELLDMGVIPIVNENDTLAVSEIKFGDNDTLSAVTAAMVHADLLFLMTDVDCLYDKNPRTNPDAQPIEVVEDISSLVADVSTAGSSLGTGGMSTKIVAARLATSAGVTTVITKSSNPGNIVNIVKYIQSSRSPGSPSKSGSDSEEGDTPEIMSSSTSSLKKPAIPLHTRFLPSPHPVRDRYFWILHGLRPHGTLFIDTGCYKALLNKAGLLPVGVVDVEGTFHQQEAVRICVVDKKHPGQQPQEVGRCLTNYSSAEVSRIKGKHTSEIPGLLGYMDSEYVAQRESISFFSGFHGGGVSRPVTPVGSGVNLAGMVTPKRRGAGTPAQEERRLEAEDKELEEEGLVMRGKKEEGQQVRFVEEVKIVGEEGK from the exons ATGGAGGCCGATTCCGAGTCGT CCATGAGGGGTCCTCGTCCACTTGGCGTCGTGATCAAGCTGG gAACCAGCTCCATCGTCGACGAGAAGAGCCATGAACCCTTGCTCTCCATCTTGACGTTGATCGTCGAGACAGCAGTCAAACTCAGAAAAGATGGCCACAGAGTCATTATTGTGTCTTCAGGAGCCATCGGTGTTGGTCTCCGGAGAATGGACGTAGAAAAGAGACCAAAGCATCTTTCCAAACTACAG GCTCTGGCAGCCATTGGCCAATGCAGGCTCATGAGCCTGTGGGACAGCCTGTTCAACCACCTCAGACAGCCCATCGCCCAGATTCTTCTTACAAGGAATGATATCGCTGAT CGATCACGCTACCTCAACGCCCAAAGAACAATCAACGAGCTCCTCGACATGGGCGTCATCCCCATCGTCAACGAAAACGACACCCTCGCCGTCTCCGAGATCAAATTCGGTGACAACGACACCCTCTCCGCCGTCACAGCCGCCATGGTCCACGCCGATTTGTTGTTCCTCATGACAGACGTCGACTGCCTCTACGACAAGAACCCCCGGACGAACCCAGACGCCCAACCAATCGAAGTAGTAGAggacatctcctccctcgtaGCAGACGTCTCAACGGCCGGCTCCTCCCTCGGGACGGGGGGAATGTCCACCAAGATCGTCGCTGCCAGACTGGCCACCTCGGCGGGGGTGACAACAGTCATTACCAAATCATCCAACCCGGGGAACATTGTCAACATTGTCAAATACATCCAGTCCTCCCGGTCCCCCGGCTCTCCGTCCAAATCCGGCTCCGACTCGGAGGAGGGCGACACTCCAGAAATcatgtcctcctccacctcctccctcaagaAACCAgccatccccctccacacccgcttccttccctcccctcaccCAGTCAGGGATCGCTACTTCTGGATCCTGCACGGTTTACGCCCCCACGGCACGTTGTTCATCGACACGGGCTGCTACAAGGCCCTTTTGAACAAAGCCGGTCTTTTACCCGTCGGAGTTGTCGACGTGGAGGGGACTTTCCACCAGCAGGAAGCGGTCCGGATCTGTGTCGTGGATAAGAAACACCCTGGGCAGCAACCGCAGGAAGTGGGGAGGTGTCTGACGAATTATTCGAGCGCGGAGGTGAGCAGGATCAAGGGGAAGCACACGAGTGAGATtccggggttgttggggtacATGGACAGCGAGTATGTCGCGCAGAGGGAGAGCATCAGTTTTTTCAGCGGGTTTCACGGCGGGGGGGTGAGCAGGCCGGTTACGCCGGTGGGGAGTGGGGTTAACCTGGCGGGGATGGTGACGCccaagaggaggggggcggggacGCCGgcgcaggaggagaggaggttggaggcggaggataaggagttggaggaggaggggttggtcatgagggggaagaaggaggaggggcagcagGTTAggtttgtggaggaggtcaagattgtgggggaggagggtaagTAG
- the NIP7 gene encoding ribosome biosynthesis protein nip7 (BUSCO:EOG09264PD5; EggNog:ENOG503NVZ1; COG:J) yields the protein MRALTDEEMKTVLDKLANYMSDLKSLIAPLEDGDRYVFRLNHSRVYYVKLSIANLATSISRDALLSLGTCLGKLTKTGKFRLHITALPILSQGARHKIWIKENGAQPFLYGSNVVKAHVGRWSEDCPEHQGCVVYSMADIPLGFGVTARSTTEARRLDPTGVVCFRQADCGEYLRDEDTLFAG from the exons ATGCGCGCCCTAACAGACGAAGAAATGAAGACGGTCCTCGACAAG CTGGCAAACTACATGTCCGACCTAAAATCCCTCATCGCCCCCCTCGAAGACGGCGACCGCTACGTCTTCCGGCTCAACCACTCCCGCGTCTACTACGTCAAGCTCTCcatcgccaacctcgccacctccatctcccgcgacgccctcctctccctcggcaCCTGCCTGGGAAAGCTCACAAAGACGGGTAAATTCCGCCTCCACATCACcgccctccccatcctttCCCAGGGCGCCCGTCACAAGATCTGGATCAAGGAGAACGGTGCCCAACCCTTCCTTTACGGATCAAACGTCGTCAAGGCCCACGTCGGGAGGTGGAGCGAGGATTGCCCTGAGCATCAGGGGTGCGTGGTGTACAGCATGGCGGATATCCCGCTCGGGTTTGGCGTCACGGCGCGGAGCACGAccgaggcgaggaggttggacCCAACGGGGGTGGTGTGCTTTAGGCAGGCGGATTGCGGCGAGTATTTGAGGGATGAGGATACGCTTTTTGCTGGTTag